The following nucleotide sequence is from Nocardioides eburneiflavus.
AGCCGCGTCACCACGAGTGGGGTCACCGCCGACCCGGCCAGCGAACCGAGGCCGTACCCGGCCATCCCGGCTGCGACCAACTGTCCCGGCCGACCGGTCTCGGCGCCGAGGATGGCCAGGCCCAGCGCAAACGCGAACCACCAGAACCAGCCCACGGCTGCCATCGCGATCCCGTCGCCGACGACGGGGTGCGCGCGCAGGACCTCCCGCACCCGGAGCGGAGCGCTGCCGTTCGTCTCGCGCCGCACGGCGTGACGGCCGACCCCGGAGACGAGGACCGCAGCGAGGAGCACGGCGATGCTGTCCGCCCACATGAGCGGGATCGCCCCGTGCTGGGTGACCACCCAGGCGGCGACCGGTGGACCCGCGACCATGCTGATCCGGTGGGCGAGGTCCTGCCAGGCCAGGGCGCGTACGGCGACGTCCGGTCCGATCCGGTCGCCGATGTCGGCGAGCAGGGCACGGGTGGCGGGACCGGCCACCGAGGTGGCGGCACCGGAGATCAGTCCGCCGAGGCACAGATGGACGACGGACAGGTTGCCGAGCGTCGCCGGGACGGCCACGGTGACGTAGCCGAGCACCTGGACCATGAGGACCGCCGCCAGGGCCCGCCCGGACGTGAGCCGGTGACGGAGCCGTGCCGACCACCAGGGAGAGGTGAGCAGCGCGATGCCCGAGGACCCGGCCACCAGGCCTGTGGCCCACACCGAGCCCGTCTGCTGGAGGGCGATCAGGGGCAGGGCGACCTCGGTCATCCGCAGGCCGAGCCAGCTGACGGAGGTCGCCAGCAGGATCCGCAGCGCGTCTCTCCGCAGCACGTCTCTCGTCATGCCACGAGGTTCGTCCACGCGAGCCCGCGGCGGTAGCGAGCAGCGACGGAGAGGAGCTCATAGACTGCGCCTATGGGCTCATACCCGGAGGTGGACGATCTCCGCCTGGTCGACGCCGTCGCCAGGCACGGCTCGCTGGGCGCCGCCGCACGGGAGCTGCTGATCACCCAGCCGTCGGCCAGCCAACGCCTGGCCGCCCTCGAGCGACGGTGCGGCGTGCGGTTGTTCGACCGCGACACCACCGGGGCGCGGGTCACGGCGGCCGGCCGGGAGATGGTCGCCGAGGCGGACCACATCCTCGGGCACCTCGGGAGGGTCTTCGAACGCAGCAGGGCGGCGGCGGAGTCGGAGACCCTGACCGTGGGCACCATCCCGAGTCTCGCCATGCTGGTGTTCCCTGCCCTGCACGTCGCCCTGCCCGGCCTGCGCATCAGCCAGCTCGTGGACCACGGGCCCCGACTCGTCGGCTATGTGGCCGAGGGATCGCTCGACGCGGCCTTCGTTGCGATCGCCGGGCAGATCGAGCTGCCGAAGGGCGTGACCGGTCAGGCGGTGGGCGTGGACCCGATCGGCGTCCTGGTGCCGTCGACCTGCGACCTCCGCTCGACCGACCGTCGGCAGCTCGCCGGCAGGACCGTCGTCACCTACACCACCGACTACTCGGGGGAGGACCTCGACGGGCGCGTCGCCGCCCTGGGAGCGACGCCCCACCGGGCCGCCACGGCCGAGACCGCGGTGCGCCTGGGGCGCCTCCTCGGCGCGCCCGTGGTCCTGCCGCGATCACTGTTGCGCACGTACCTGCTCGACAGCGACCGTGAGCTCGCGACCGCCCGGTTCGGAGGACCGCGCCTCTCCTTGGTGACCCGGGTCCCCAGGGCGTCGTACTGGGCCGACGCCGCGCCCCTCGTCGGGAGGGAGCTCGGGCTCCCGAAGGCTCCCTCGCGAGCCTGAGCCGCGGACAAAGACTCAGTTTCAAACTGAGACAAAAGGTGCTACGGTTCGTCGTGGGCCCCGCCCCCCCTGTTCTCCCGCCACGCACCGGAAAGGCACACCTCATGAGCACTCCCACGTTCCGTCCGAAGTACGTCTCGTTCGACTGCTACGGCACCCTGATCAGCTGGCCGATGACCCCGATCACCAAGGAGCTGGTCGGTGACCAGGTCCCGGCCGAGAAGTGGGACCAGTTCGTCGCCGAGTTCCGCGGCTACCGCTACGACGCGGTGCTCGACGCCTACCAGCCCTACGAGGAGGTGCTGCAGAGCTCGTTCGACCGGGTGTGCCGCAAGTGGGGGATCGGGTCCGACCCGAGTGCGGGCAAGCGGTTCGCGGACGGTGTGCGGAGCTGGGGTCCGCACCCGGACGTGGTGGAGCCGCTGAAGAGGATGGCCGAGCACTACAAGCTGGTGATCCTGTCCAACGCCGACGACTCCTTCCTCGCCGAGAGCGTCCCGCGGCTCGAGGCGCCCTTCCACGCGGTCCTGACCGCCGAGGAGGCCGGCTACTACAAGCCGCGCTACGCCGCGTTCGAGTACATGCTCGACCAGCTCGACGCCACGCCGGACGACTTCGTGCACGTCTCCTCGCACACCCGCTACGACCCGATGCCGATGCACGACATGGGCTTCCGCAACCTGGTGCTGCTCGACCGCGGCTACGACCCGGTCCCGCCCGGCTACGACCTGACCGTGGTGAAGTCCCTCGACGAGCTCAACACGATGCTCGGCATCTGAGGCCCCCACGTTCGTCCACCGACCATCATCAAGGACCCGACCATGTCGTCCACCCTCAGCAGAGCGATCAAGAGCTTTCCCAACCGGTTCGACCCCGACGTGCTGAGCACGCTGCCGGCGCACCTCCAGGAGACCATCCGGCGGCGCCACCAGGTGCTCGGCCCCGGCTACATGCTCATGTACCGGGAGCCGGTGGAGTTCGTGTCGGGTCAGGGCGCCCACTTGTTCGATCACGAGGGGAACGACTACCTCGATGTCTACAACAACGTGCCGTGCGTGGGGCATGCGCACCCGCGAGTGGTCGAGGTGGTGTCGCGCCAGCTGGCGGCGGTGAACACCAACACGCGTTACGTCCAGGAGGCGCTGGTCGACTACGCCGAGCGGCTCCTCGCCACGTTCCCGGCCGGTCTGTCGAGACTGAGCCTGGCGTGCAGCGGGTCGGAGGCCAACGACCTGGCCATGCGAGTGGCGAAGTACCACACCGGTGGCGAGGGGATCATCGTGACCCGATGGGCCTATCACGGCATCACCAGTGAGGTCTCGCGGTTCTCCCCGTCGTTGGGGAAGGGGTCGCCGCTGGGGCCGGGCGTGCGGCTCATCGATCCTCCTGACCCGCGGCTGGTGGCACCGGGGTCCACGCTGGCCGAGCACATGCGGGCCCAGGTGCGTGACGCGATCGAGGACCTGGAGCGCCACGGCTTCCGACTCGCGGCGCTGGTCACCGACTCCACCTACAGCAGCGACGGGATCTTCACCGACCCGGTCGGCTACATGCCGGGCGTGGTGGAGGAGGTGCACGCGGCGGGCGGCGTCTACATCGCCGACGAGGTGCAGTCGGGATTCGCCCGGTTGGGGGAGGAGATGTGGGGGTTCGCCCGTCACGGTGTGCTGCCGGACATCGTCACCATGGGCAAGCCGATGGGCAACGGGGTGCCGATCTCCGGCGTGGTGTTCCGCCCGGAGGTCTCGGACGATTTCGGACGGAACGTGCGCTACTTCAACACCTTCGCCGGGAGCTCCATCCCGGTGGCGGCCGGAGCCGCGGTGCTGGATGTCTTCGAGGAGGAGAACGTGCAGCAGCGCGTCCTCGAGAACGGCACGACGCTGCGTGCCGGGATCGAGGAGATCACCCGCGAGTCGCCCTACGTCGCCGAGGTACGCGGGCGTGGCCTGTACGTGGGTGTGGAGATCGTGGCCGACCGCGACACGCTCGCACCCGACCGCGGACTCGCCGAGGACGTGATCAGCGACATGCGGGATCGTCGGGTCCTCATCAGCGGCACGGCCAAGGCAGCGAACGTCCTGAAGATCCGTCCCCCGCTCGCCTTCACCTCCGCCGACGTCACCCGGTTCCTCGAGACCTTCGCCGAGGTCGCGAAGGAGCGTCTGTGAGCACACCGCCCCCGAGCGCGGTCGACCGGCTGTTCGCCGAGAGTGGCATGGGCTCCTCGCACGACCCGATCGAGGTGGGGCTGGTCGGCAGCCTCCTCGCAGAGCACTTCGACCTCGTCGGACGGCTCCACCCGGTGGCGACGGAGAAGGACGACACGTTCAGGCTCGAGGCCGAGTCGTCCGGCTACCTCGTCAAGGTCTCGCCACCCGACGAGGCACCGTCGGTGGTGGGGTTGCAGACGGAGGCGATGCGATTCCTCGAGGCAACGGCGCCGGAGCTGCCCGTGCAGCGGGTGAGGTTGACCGTCGACGGGCGCGACCACGTGGTCCTCGCGTCGAACGACGGCAGGACGCGGATCCTGCGGGTCTTCGACTTCGTCGAGGGATCGGTGTGGGCCCAGGCGCACCCGGACGACGAGCTGCTCGCCGTGGTGGGGGAGATGCTCGGCCGCGTCGACGTGGCGCTCGAGGCGTTCTGCCACCCGGCGGACCGGCGCGGGCTCGTGTGGGACCTCCGGCACTTCCACCACTTGACGGAGCTCGTCGAGCACACGCCGGATGCCGGGCACCGGCGTCTGGCCGAGAGGGTGTTCCAGCTCTTCGACGCCACTGTCGTCCCGAGCCTGGAAGACCTCGAGACGCAGGTGATCCACGGTGACTACAGCCCCTACAACGTGGTCGTCGACGGCCACCGGGAGGGTTACGTCTGCGGTGTCATCGACTTCGGTGACACCGTGCGCAGTGCGGTGATCTTCGACCCTGCGGTGGCGATGGCGAACCTGCTCGGCCGGACGGCCGACGACCCATGGCGCGAGGCCTGTGCCTTCGTCGCCGGCTACCAGCGCACGCGGCCGCTCCGGGACCGCGAGCTGCCGCTGCTGCCAGTGGCCGCTCTGGCCCGACTCACCCTGCGCGGGCTGATCACCCACTGGCGCGCCGAGCGCGTCCCGGAGCGGCGCGACTACCTCCTGGCCCACGCCAAGGACGACTGGACCAACGTCGAACGTTCCTTGGCCGTGCCGATGGAGGACGTCATCGGCAGGCTCCGGGTGGGTCGCACCGCTCCCCCGTCCGGGGCACCAGGATCGATAGGGTCGTGAGGTGAACGGCAACCCCACCTCACGCGACCACAACAAGGCGTCGGTCCTCGACGTGGTGCTGTCACGCGCACCGCTGACGCGCAACGAGCTCATCGCGACCACGGGACTGAGCAAGGCCACGGTGTCCCGAGCCGTGGAGGAGCTCCGTGCGGACGGCTTCGTCGTCGACGGCGCGCTCGACGAGGTCACGGGTCGTGGCCGCAGGTCCACCTACCTCGACGTGCCCAGCAGCACGGGACACGTCGTCGGCATCAGCTTCGGCATCCAGAGCACGGCCGTCCTGGTGGCCGACCTGAGAGGTCGCGAGGTGCACCACGTCCTCGTGCCCACCCCCCACCACCTGGACGTGGCGAAGGCCGCGGAGTGGCTGGTGGGCCTGATGAAGGAGGTGAGCGGGCCGGCGGGGGGGCCGTTGCGCCAGGTCGTCGTCGCCGTGCCCGGCCGGGTCCGGGGAGGCACGGAGATCTTCGGTTCGGCGGAGCCGGCGCAGGTCTTCGGGGGCTCCGGCCTCCAGCGAGCGCTTGCCGACCTGGTGGCCGCGCCCGTGCTGCTGGACAGCGACGCCAACGCGTCCCTGCTCGGGATCCTCACCGAGAACTCCACCCTCGGCAACGCCGTCCTCTTCAGCCTGAGCAGCATCTTGAGCTTCGCCAGCTGTACGGACCACGAGCTGGTCCGGGGACGTACCCCCGCATTCGGAGACATCGGCGTGCTCTCCTCCGGGGTCGGCGACCAGCCCCTCGACGGGCTGATGAGCACGAGCGGCCTCCTCCGGTTCGCTCGAGGGCGAGGACTCGACCTCGAGCGCATCGATGAGCTCTGGCAGCGGCAGCACGACGAGGGGTCCCGCGCCGCGGTCCTGGATGCGTTCACGACGGCACTGGTCACCGCCGTCAGTGCGGTCGTGGTGACGCTCGATCCGGAGTCCGTCTTCCTCGTGGGCCGGTTGACTCCGCTGGTGGACGAGGTCCTGCCCGAGGTACGACGGCGACTCACCATGAGCCTCCCGACGGTGCCAGAGGTCGAGGTGGCGACCCAGGAGCTGGGTCTGTCAGTGGCGCGAGGAGCGGTGTACGCGAGCCTCGGGATCGCTCGGGACCGGCTGCGGGAAGCCGTGCTCGAGGCACGTCGTCAGGGCCAGCAGACCGAGCGGTTCGCGCCGGCCTTCTGACGGTCGTGGTCAGCTCGGCGGCAGGAACGGCTGGACCAGCCGGGCGCGCTTGGCCGGCGTGCCGGTGCGTTCCTCGTAGGCGTCGGAGGCGTCGAGTGTCTTGGCGATGAGCCGGGACGCGATGAACCGGATGGGCTCGGGCTCCCAGTTGCGCGTGTGGTGTCCCACCCACGGCAGGGACGTGAGGTCCGTGCTCTCGCCCATGATCAGGTCGCGCATCGTGCGGCCCATGATGTTGGCGGCAGTGACGCCGTGACCACCGAAGGCACCGACGAACCCGAGCCCGCTGCTGCGGTCGAACGCGAGCCTGGTGCACCAGTCGCGAGGCACGGCCAGGGCACCACCCCAGTGGTGGGTGATGCTGGCCTGTGAGGCAGCGGGGAAGGCTTCGCGAAGGGTCTCGCAGAGCCGTTGGAAGACGCTGGCGTCCCGCTCGTTCTCGGGCGAGAGGGGGTTGGACAAGCGATAGGGCGCGCCTCGGCCGCCCAGCGCGATCCGGCCGTCGATCGTCCGCTGGGAGTAGTAGTAGAGGTGCCGCAGGTCCGAGATCCCCATGCCGTCCCGCCAGCCGAGCTCGTCCCAGGTCTCCTGGGGGAGGGGCTCGGTCGCGATCATGAGCGAGTAGAGCGGCAGGAAGCTGCGCCGCTGGGACCGCTCCTGGATCGTGTAGGCCTCCGTGGCACGGATCACGATGTCGGCCGAGATCCGGCCGCTCCGGCACTGCACCACGCGGGGGCCGAGCTGTTCTGCTGGTGTCTGCTCGTAGATCGTGACACCGAGCCGTTCGCAGGCCTCGGCGAGCCCGCGGGCCAGCCGAGCGGGATCGACGCGAGCGGAGTGCGGCGTGAAGGACCCGGCGAGGACGCCCCCGGCCCCGCGGACGAAGTCGGCGCACTCGTCGGCGGTCAGGAGTCGGTAGTCGTCGGTCCCGAGTCCGAATCGGTGCTTGGCCTCGGTCCGGGCGCGAAGGCGCTGCACCTGCGGCTCGGTCGTCGCGAGGTTCAGTGCGCCCTCCTTCTTGTAGCCGCAGTCGATCCCTTCGGCGGCAATGACGCGGCCGATCTCGTCGACACCGCGCTGGGTCTCCCGCTCGGCTCGCAGGACCTCGTCCCACCCGCTTGCGCGCGCGTAGCGCGCGCCGCTGCCGGCGATTCCGGCCGAAACGAACCCGCCGTTGCGACCGGCGGCGCCGAATCCCGCGATCTCGGCCTCGACCAGGGTGACCCGCAGGGAGGGGTCCGCTGCCTTGAGGTAGTAGGCGGTCCA
It contains:
- a CDS encoding MFS transporter → MTRDVLRRDALRILLATSVSWLGLRMTEVALPLIALQQTGSVWATGLVAGSSGIALLTSPWWSARLRHRLTSGRALAAVLMVQVLGYVTVAVPATLGNLSVVHLCLGGLISGAATSVAGPATRALLADIGDRIGPDVAVRALAWQDLAHRISMVAGPPVAAWVVTQHGAIPLMWADSIAVLLAAVLVSGVGRHAVRRETNGSAPLRVREVLRAHPVVGDGIAMAAVGWFWWFAFALGLAILGAETGRPGQLVAAGMAGYGLGSLAGSAVTPLVVTRLPRVPTMVCQWIVLGMLFAALPWLDGSLLALAVASAVGGFVIPFGLAALNALITEHTSGEERRTAFAAQHVAGSGGSSLGMLTGGAVIAVVGVETTMHVAGVVLIAVPLVLVARAGSSPRRRGGSDVDQPSLCRTSATTPTG
- a CDS encoding aspartate aminotransferase family protein; protein product: MSSTLSRAIKSFPNRFDPDVLSTLPAHLQETIRRRHQVLGPGYMLMYREPVEFVSGQGAHLFDHEGNDYLDVYNNVPCVGHAHPRVVEVVSRQLAAVNTNTRYVQEALVDYAERLLATFPAGLSRLSLACSGSEANDLAMRVAKYHTGGEGIIVTRWAYHGITSEVSRFSPSLGKGSPLGPGVRLIDPPDPRLVAPGSTLAEHMRAQVRDAIEDLERHGFRLAALVTDSTYSSDGIFTDPVGYMPGVVEEVHAAGGVYIADEVQSGFARLGEEMWGFARHGVLPDIVTMGKPMGNGVPISGVVFRPEVSDDFGRNVRYFNTFAGSSIPVAAGAAVLDVFEEENVQQRVLENGTTLRAGIEEITRESPYVAEVRGRGLYVGVEIVADRDTLAPDRGLAEDVISDMRDRRVLISGTAKAANVLKIRPPLAFTSADVTRFLETFAEVAKERL
- a CDS encoding haloacid dehalogenase type II encodes the protein MSTPTFRPKYVSFDCYGTLISWPMTPITKELVGDQVPAEKWDQFVAEFRGYRYDAVLDAYQPYEEVLQSSFDRVCRKWGIGSDPSAGKRFADGVRSWGPHPDVVEPLKRMAEHYKLVILSNADDSFLAESVPRLEAPFHAVLTAEEAGYYKPRYAAFEYMLDQLDATPDDFVHVSSHTRYDPMPMHDMGFRNLVLLDRGYDPVPPGYDLTVVKSLDELNTMLGI
- a CDS encoding phosphotransferase, which produces MSTPPPSAVDRLFAESGMGSSHDPIEVGLVGSLLAEHFDLVGRLHPVATEKDDTFRLEAESSGYLVKVSPPDEAPSVVGLQTEAMRFLEATAPELPVQRVRLTVDGRDHVVLASNDGRTRILRVFDFVEGSVWAQAHPDDELLAVVGEMLGRVDVALEAFCHPADRRGLVWDLRHFHHLTELVEHTPDAGHRRLAERVFQLFDATVVPSLEDLETQVIHGDYSPYNVVVDGHREGYVCGVIDFGDTVRSAVIFDPAVAMANLLGRTADDPWREACAFVAGYQRTRPLRDRELPLLPVAALARLTLRGLITHWRAERVPERRDYLLAHAKDDWTNVERSLAVPMEDVIGRLRVGRTAPPSGAPGSIGS
- a CDS encoding LysR family transcriptional regulator, producing the protein MGSYPEVDDLRLVDAVARHGSLGAAARELLITQPSASQRLAALERRCGVRLFDRDTTGARVTAAGREMVAEADHILGHLGRVFERSRAAAESETLTVGTIPSLAMLVFPALHVALPGLRISQLVDHGPRLVGYVAEGSLDAAFVAIAGQIELPKGVTGQAVGVDPIGVLVPSTCDLRSTDRRQLAGRTVVTYTTDYSGEDLDGRVAALGATPHRAATAETAVRLGRLLGAPVVLPRSLLRTYLLDSDRELATARFGGPRLSLVTRVPRASYWADAAPLVGRELGLPKAPSRA
- a CDS encoding ROK family transcriptional regulator; the encoded protein is MNGNPTSRDHNKASVLDVVLSRAPLTRNELIATTGLSKATVSRAVEELRADGFVVDGALDEVTGRGRRSTYLDVPSSTGHVVGISFGIQSTAVLVADLRGREVHHVLVPTPHHLDVAKAAEWLVGLMKEVSGPAGGPLRQVVVAVPGRVRGGTEIFGSAEPAQVFGGSGLQRALADLVAAPVLLDSDANASLLGILTENSTLGNAVLFSLSSILSFASCTDHELVRGRTPAFGDIGVLSSGVGDQPLDGLMSTSGLLRFARGRGLDLERIDELWQRQHDEGSRAAVLDAFTTALVTAVSAVVVTLDPESVFLVGRLTPLVDEVLPEVRRRLTMSLPTVPEVEVATQELGLSVARGAVYASLGIARDRLREAVLEARRQGQQTERFAPAF
- a CDS encoding NAD(P)/FAD-dependent oxidoreductase, translated to MVGDLNPRRPLSGDHTCDVAIVGAGFAGLWTAYYLKAADPSLRVTLVEAEIAGFGAAGRNGGFVSAGIAGSGARYARASGWDEVLRAERETQRGVDEIGRVIAAEGIDCGYKKEGALNLATTEPQVQRLRARTEAKHRFGLGTDDYRLLTADECADFVRGAGGVLAGSFTPHSARVDPARLARGLAEACERLGVTIYEQTPAEQLGPRVVQCRSGRISADIVIRATEAYTIQERSQRRSFLPLYSLMIATEPLPQETWDELGWRDGMGISDLRHLYYYSQRTIDGRIALGGRGAPYRLSNPLSPENERDASVFQRLCETLREAFPAASQASITHHWGGALAVPRDWCTRLAFDRSSGLGFVGAFGGHGVTAANIMGRTMRDLIMGESTDLTSLPWVGHHTRNWEPEPIRFIASRLIAKTLDASDAYEERTGTPAKRARLVQPFLPPS